One Anopheles marshallii chromosome 3, idAnoMarsDA_429_01, whole genome shotgun sequence genomic region harbors:
- the LOC128711564 gene encoding NAD kinase 2, mitochondrial, with translation MFHLNYFLRNVTGSKPTQHLQNALKAQRHFGCNAKEKLRRVLIVSKLTRLEFEKIREEQLSDECLEQKIRDRGTDYDAIKYYHHLHKDVERKVVRSFQERGIEVQVVNRITIHKDALQWADLIVPIGGDGTFLLAAGRASPFFLSNGKRTPVVGFNSDPRRSEGRLMLPKQYSVQVDEAIRRIIAKDFRWMHRSRIRTTLVGAATTERPSPMDLHEFHTQPVEHKEVMSTAPNGKSRILPYLALNEVFIGEMLSARVSHLHLRIDNSEVTTKTKSSGLCVSTGTGSTSWLTSMNRLSTNNVKDLLEIVRRRTAAGALDTIDPESVSQEYNDNLVFAPDDPRLCYSIREQICVGVWPNPKGLESRGFAKEIFVKSRCVDASLVIDGSIAYNFNDGARALLEVYPEDSLLTIDMDD, from the exons GATCCAAACCCACACAGCACCTCCAGAATGCCTTGAAAGCGCAACGCCATTTCGGTTGTAACGCAAAGGAAAAATTGCGCCGCGTGCTCATTGTGTCGAAATTGACGCGCCTAGAGTTTGAAAAGATCCGCGAGGAACAGCTGAGCGATGAATGTCTGGAGCAAAAGATTCGCGACCGTGGCACCGATTACGACGCCATCAAGTACTACCACCATCTGCATAAAGACGTCGAACGGAAGGTGGTACGGTCGTTTCAGGAGCGTGGCATTGAGGTGCAGGTAGTGAACCGTATTACGATACACAAGGATGCACTGCAGTGGGCCGATCTGATCGTACCGATTGGTGGCGATGGAACGTTTCTGCTCGCCGCCGGACGTGCCAGTCCTTTCTTTCTATCCAACGGGAAGCGAACGCCTGTCGTTGGGTTTAACTCCGATCCACGCCGCTCGGAGGGTCGATTAATGCTTCCCAAGCAGTACTCAGTGCAGGTGGATGAAGCGATCCGGCGTATCATAGCGAAAGACTTCCGGTGGATGCACCGGTCCCGCATCCGTACCACACTGGTCGGTGCGGCCACAACCGAGCGCCCGTCGCCGATGGATTTGCACGAGTTCCACACGCAACCGGTCGAACATAAGGAGGTGATGTCGACGGCCCCGAATGGCAAAAGCCGCATCCTACCCTATCTTGCACTTAACGAG GTTTTCATCGGAGAAATGCTTTCGGCCCGCGTGTCCCATCTGCATCTGCGCATCGATAATTCGGAAGTTACAACCAAAACGAAAAGCTCCGGTCTGTGCGTAAGTACCGGGACTGGTTCTACGTCGTGGCTCACGAGTATGAACCGGCTTTCGACGAACAACGTGAAAGACCTGCTAGAGATTGTACGGAGGCGAACTGCAGCCGGTGCCCTAGACACCATCGATCCCGAGTCCGTGTCTCAGGAGTATAACGATAATCTAGTGTTTGCGCCCGACGATCCACGGCTGTGTTACTCGATACGGGAGCAAATCTGTGTCGGGGTGTGGCCGAACCCGAAAGGTTTAGAATCGCGCGGGTTCGCCAAAGAAATATTCGTCAAATCGCGCTGTGTCGATGCAA GTCTCGTGATAGATGGTAGTATTGCGTACAACTTTAACGATGGTGCCCGTGCCTTACTGGAAGTGTATCCGGAAGATTCACTACTGACGATCGATATGGATGACTGA
- the LOC128714868 gene encoding diacylglycerol kinase epsilon produces the protein MRFSFRPVSHNSGVMLDFSFTLFVSVLLGLGLMWLAGRYFLKEDVVYIPDNCRRHAWKSVKLLARSCVCSVCDTSMSSNGHFCESCGVCSDNGCVRKADEKFPCKQLRIRTRADDGSTSRHLWVQGNLPLGSECCVCKEDIDQTSELGLFGQRCAWCQRMAHDKCFSEVSSTLCDFGPFKEMIFPPKCILAARSKVAQKVHLTGIIPPEWKANWRPLIVVANSKSGSSGADQVVALMRGILHPLQVFELGQHGPHEALQWAIHAAPTRCRILVAGGDGTVGWVLNTILQMKVEPHPEVAILPLGTGNDLSRVLGWGAEGPDEFDPIDYLTRIAQAETVQLDRWLAEINTHSSLARFHVPGFSQSRHFYMYNYLSVGVDALVTLNFHKARESSFYVYSSRFVNKLLYLCFGTQQVVQQDCVELEKHLDLYLDGVRIDLPSLQSVVVLNIDSWGAGVKLWEMSKNSPTHSIMKEIHSISDGILEVFGVVSSFHIAQLQVGLSKPVRLGQAKSVRIVLKRTLPMQADGEPWMQSPCDINIQHYGQATMLKDVKK, from the exons ATGCGCTTTTCGTTTCGTCCGGTTTCGCATAATAGTGGCGTAATGCTCGATTTCAGCTTTACGCTGTTTGTGTCCGTACTGCTCGGGCTCGGTTTGATGTGGCTCGCTGGGCGGTACTTCCTGAAGGAGGATGTCGTTTACATACCGGACAACTGTCGACGGCATGCGTGGAAATCGGTAAAGCTGTTAGCGCGAAGCTGCGTGTGTTCCGTCTGTGATACGTCGATGTCCTCGAATGGACACTTTTGTGAAAGTTGTGGCGTTTGTTCGGACAATGGGTGCGTCCGGAAGGCGGATGAAAAGTTCCCCTGCAAGCAGCTACGCATACGTACCCGTGCGGACGACGGTTCAACCAGCCGACACCTGTGGGTGCAGGGTAATTTGCCACTCGGGTCGGAATGTTGCGTCTGCAAGGAGGATATCGACCAGACAAGCGAGCTGGGTCTGTTCGGACAGCGGTGTGCCTGGTGTCAGCGGATGGCGCACGACAAGTGCTTTAGCGAAGTGTCCTCCACGTTGTGTGATTTCGGTCCGTTCAAGGAAATGATTTTCCCGCCGAAATGTATACTCGCTGCGCGCAGTAAAGTCGCCCAGAAGGTACATCTGACGGGAATTATCCCACCCGAATGGAAGGCTAATTGGCGACCGCTGATCGTTGTTG CAAATTCGAAGTCCGGAAGCAGTGGTGCCGATCAGGTTGTGGCTCTCATGCGTGGCATCCTTCATCCGCTGCAGGTATTTGAGCTAGGTCAGCATGGACCGCACGAGGCACTGCAGTGGGCTATTCATGCCGCGCCGACCCGTTGTCGCATATTGGTTGCCGGTGGTGACGGCACAGTAGGCTGGGTATTGAACACCATTTTGCAGATGAAGGTAGAGCCACATCCGGAGGTGGCCATACTACCACTCGGTACCGGCAACGATTTGTCCCGTGTGCTTGGCTGGGGTGCTGAAGGGCCGGACGAGTTCGATCCGATCGATTACCTCACCCGCATTGCTCAAGCCGAAACGGTACAGCTCGATCGATGGTTGGCGGAAATTAACACACACTCTAGCTTGGCAAGGTTTCATGTGCCCGGGTTTAGCCAGTCGCGGCATTTCTACATGTACAACTATCTTAGCGTCGGGGTGGACGCACTGGTGACGCTGAATTTCCACAAGGCACGCGAAAGTTCCTTTTACGTTTACAGCAGTCGTTTTGTGAATAAG CTCCTGTACCTTTGCTTCGGAACGCAGCAAGTCGTGCAGCAGGACTGTGTTGAGCTGGAAAAGCATCTCGATTTGTACCTGGACGGTGTGCGCATTGATTTGCCTTCACTGCAATCCGTCGTCGTCCTTAACATCGATTCGTGGGGAGCGGGTGTCAAGCTGTGGG AAATGAGCAAAAATTCACCAACGCACAGCATTATGAAGGAAATTCATAGCATTTCCGATGGCATTTTGGAGGTGTTCGGTGTGGTTTCATCCTTCCACATTGCCCAGCTGCAGGTGGGCCTCAGCAAACCTGTTCGCCTTGGGCAGGCCAAAAGTGTACGG ATTGTACTTAAACGGACGCTTCCGATGCAGGCAGATGGTGAACCGTGGATGCAATCGCCCTGTGATATTAATATTCAACACTACGGCCAAGCAACAATGCTGAAGGACGTAAAGAAATGA